The segment TCGAACCGGCTCGCTCTCGCAAGGCTAATCTGTCGACGACAGAAAATTTTCCCCGATGATTAAGCGCTTGTCAGACATATGCTGTCTTCATTGCTTCCCTTTATGGGGAGCCACGTGGTCCGTGTATGCGTTTCCGTGAAACCCAGCAACCCCTCACACCCCGTTATTGGTCGACTAATTTGTCGCTAGCGTAACTTTAACTGGCCCTTTAAAGcgtgtctttttttcttcttccatctCTAGTTGGCATCGCTTTTTTCTGTCGTTTTTATTCtcgttctcttctttttttttctttttttcgttatcATGTATAAACGTCAACCCGTGACGAGCGTAATTTCCGTGTAACCGTGATACCCAATAACCTTATCGCGATTTGAACTAATCGGTCTTGGGACAGGATCTTATCGATACCCCGTTTTTTCAGCGACCAGCGACGTAATGAAATTCATAGGACAATTGAAACTTGCCGTGattattagtgttgcgacgAGCGATCTTTACTACGGGATTGTTCAAAATTAACGTCAAAATTGAAGTTTAACGATTTGAAACTAAttgtaagaagaaaaatgaaagtggTGTCTCAAAGGGAACTATTTCGAGCGCTGTGGCTTTTATTTGGAAGAAGcaaaaaaattggaaagcaCCGTCAAAAGGAAGCCTACGACGCATTAAAATTGCTTTTGCCCCCAaacgaatttatttcttttttttttttttcttttgaattatgaaattacaaGGCGAGAAACGCCATCTTTCCCGTAACCCTCGCAATTTTTTCAGCCTttcgaaatatcaaaaaacGCAGTCGTTCGGACAGTCGGCCGGATTGTTACGACATTCTGGCATCAAGAAGACAAGTGACGGACGAAGACAAAAAACAATAGTGGAAGGAGAACgggaaaagaagaagcagaCGGAGAAAGAAGCGGAGGACGAAAAGATGGTGGAGGATTGAGGTGGAGAGgggaagacgaagaagaagaagaagaagaagaagcagaagacGGGCGTGTGGCGTGCGTTCGTCGTACGGGACGTGTTATTAGCCGGCACCCTCTTTCACGTTGCTCCATCTCCTCGAGCATCGCTCGTCTcatctccttttttctctgaTTTCCTATGCGGGGGCTAGAAACGCGTTTAATTAACATAGCTGGCGTGGCTGCATCCCTCTTCTCTTGGGTGCCGAGCAGACAGTCAGCTTTCACGGGCCATTGCACGCACGATACCACGTATTACGAactatatttctttctctctttctctctcgcttgcccgctctctctctctctctctctctctctctctctctcgcttccTCTATGTCTTTTGCTTTGAGTTTACCATGGTCCCGGATGTACAGTGTGGGTGTGATTTAAATGTTAACACGAAAATTCGAGATCGATGGCCCGCTGAAAAATACAACGCGGATGCATCTTGTACGGTCGTTAAGGATACATGGCTACATGATAAGTAGTTTGTTAGACTTGGACCATTTTGCCCGCGGATCGAACAATGATTTATCCTTTTGAGAGTTACATTCTTTTTCGTATTGGTATAGGcgagtttttcttttttttttttttagggtAATTCAGTAGGATAATATTATACAGGGTGGAGACAGGAAGTATTTGCATATACCTACCCCTATTTTCCAATGGGGCGATTTTTTATCAGGTTCTATATTTTAGTTTCATGGTATCACATTTTTGTTGTTACATGAAAGTAGTGCTAAATGATACGAAACTTAATACACTTGGATCTAATTAATCAGTACGTAAATGTCATAATGGTTACAATGATGTGTAAATCACTTTCTGTAGTTACTTTAGTTGGATTCTTTGGTCTGCACAgtttacatttaattatattccgaaTACCTAACGCCATCATATACtatattaattgttttattataactgaaaatgaaaaaaaaaatcattgaTTTCCTTTTGATACCGTTCATATATGCGTAAACACGCGATTCAAAGAAAACTTATTACAAGAAAGAGTACGTTAATCTATTAAATAGAAACCTGCATAATCACAAACTTCAAAGTTATTGAATCCATAAATTATAGTCATTAGATCAACTATAGGTCTTGCAAATGTACTAAATGTGGAGTAATTTATTCAGAAAAATAGATAGGAACGGTGCATAGAAAAATGGAAGATCATCAAATAAAGGAAGTACTTGAGTTAAGTTCTTTAACTACTCTTGACTTGTAGTTTGTTATTTCTAATTCTTCTAAAGGGAGACTTcccatcaaatatttttccaaatgaataaatataaatatttctatgaatgtccatttaaatgatttaaattacaaatttttcttcaatttcggaataatttgaaaaaatagaagCGACGTTAACGTAATAACACTTAAACAACACTGTATATGCAAACACATTTGCCGTGGAATACTCGGAAGGTGAATGCGCAGGCGTGTCTGCGCGCGAAGTGCCATGTGGCGCTCGGTCCGCGGAGGATATAATGCACGCCTACCACAGAAATGCTCTTTTTGACGGATCGGCCGACTAATTTGGTCGTTGTCACGGGGTATGCCTGACGATTAATGGCGACCACCTAGCTTATGCTACCGCGAATTCCTTGGAAATTCTTTCGTGCCTTCGTTCAGACGAAAAAAAGGTTGCACTTAATTAACAGATCCGAATGGAAACAATAATAAAGTACTAAGGCTGCTATCCTCGATTTGTTGTCATAACTCGTAACTAAACACACGTGGTAATGAAAAAAACAGGTTCTATTCGAATTCACGGTACTGTGAACGTTTGTTGATATACACATacgcatatatgtatagtattcGCGACGCACATGCGATACTTCCTCACTTTTCGAAAGCATATTTCCTATTACGAACGATAGCgtgatttgtatatttttcaggTAATACGTCGTTTATCATtaaggaaatataaatattatatgtttgatatagttatatgataatatgtACTCATCTGGAGCATGTAACACTAAATGTATTATACAATCAAACTTTTTTGTGACGACAAATTGTCATAATAGTAACAAACTCTAGCATATGATACATTTTTGATTACATGTCACAGAcagaaaattatgtaattctttataaaatatgtataagcaAAATTTGTACTTAACTAATTGAAGACTGAAGAATCGCCGAAAGTATGTGAAGTATACAAGGATGAGTGCCTCTACGTGGACAGACAAACATGTTCTCACTGCGTTTTTGGTGATTGATGCACTAATTATCACTTAAACACGCCTTGACAATatcaataattacaaataaacgCGACTTTATAACGGCGAGCACGAGTGCTGCGCGCTATTTTCGTGAGTCGACTGCCAGCCTCGCCACGCCATCTTGCGTATCAAAGAGAaaatgatttcaaattttatcggCGTGCAATCTTTCGcggtaaatttcaaattcgccACATTACATCGTATTAGTGGTGAAGCGACTTTTACAGAAGGAAACTAGTCGGCAAAAGAGGCAGATTGATCAgccttaaatttttaatattactgaTAACTTGATAaggcataaaaatatatataatattgtttcttcattgtcattagcatagttttactattttttaatatgtagtATACTTACTTACTTATAGGTATATATTTGAATGttacataattattacatacaaaattcaatatagtaattagtatttattgaaataagcGAAGCAGTTACCAGTTAACTATATTACTTTCTACTTTTATCATAACAAAAAAAGCTCTTTAGAACAAAGAAACaagatgtaataaaataaatatatgttaacaaattttctctttatatTTGTAGATTGTATTCGTACAATCATAAATGTGATGCCTTTTGTAATGATATTCGAAAATGATTAGCAGACATGACTAATCGGCTTCTTGGGAGCCAATTGGCTAGTCGACTAGTTGGCCAAAACCCTAGTcaatacatttctacattatacatatatttaaaattatatttaaaatttagattcttcaaattataAACATAGAAAAAATGCGCCGTTACTTCcgaattcattttatttccaagACAATGCAACGTACAGTAATCTCGTTAGTAAAATATCgtcataaatatttgtgaataataaatttaaattgacgGTAAAGGGTAGTAGGTAACAACAATATTGTGATATTCCCAACACAGAAACGACTAGAGATAATAGAAATgctaaaattgaaataaagactcattaattaaatatgtaactTTTACAAATATGTAATGGTTCTATACTGTTTAATTTTACACAcaatcatttaaaatattgaaaaatacacGAAATCATTAGGCACAATTTCAATATAAGTAATAcgttttttaatgaaacaggaatttaataagaatataatCAGTCTTCAATAACGTTTAACAGTTGTAAACTGTTAAACatatctctttcctttttatcttatttttttttttgtatttttatctttttacctATAGTTTACTATAATTGAATCAGTTCTctaaattttcttcaaatatatCCAACAGTATCTGTCACTGTAGGCAGAAAATCATGAACTACgagtaaatgtaaaatacgaTTTATGGTCTAATTCAAGGAACTGGAGACCGATTTCATTTTAGCCGCGTTAACAGCTGCAGCTAGTTTAGGCACCTCTTGTAGAGCAGAATCATTCGTTACAATCTGGTACGATTGTgcgattttttctttctcgtggATTGCAAGACGCTGCCATTCTTTTTCCAATTTGTCCATCAAATTTTCTCTTCGCACCAGAGCCTCCTTGATCGCAGATTGTTCATCTTCGTGCACCCATTTCTTCCACATGGCCTTTGCATCTTcactaaaataatatatacaaaaacaAAGATTATTAAAGATTAAcagaaaattacaataaaataattctagtACTTTTCATCATCCTTATGATTCAGGATTACTTATAACTCGACTTCtcaaatcttttttattatgttatcACTCATTTATCCTTGTACCATTCGCGTCTTTAGCGTTAGAGGCTCCATCGTAGACCACCTATTTGCGATCTATCGAGGACCGAACGTAAGGCGTACAGGATGACGAACGCCTTGGCACGTATTTACGAAACACTCGATGCGTGTAAGCGGTTAGTGCACatcaagagagaaagagagagagagagacatgAATGAGTCACGGCTTTCGGTTGCAACATCATCGAATCTCGACTAATTCGAGAGGTGCTATTCGTCGTCCTAGACCCTTAACATCGTTCACGGTCACATACCGATATTGTAACAAATCTGGTCATCGGATGAACATTATAGGAACTTACGATACATTTGCAGATAAGTATTTTTAAGTTCTATtcgtttatatataattttatgtatattatagtcGAATAATCTCGTTTGTCACCAACGTTCATGAAATAACATTTCCAACAATCAAATGAATCTACTATTGTAATTTGCTAAGATTTACCTGTACATTGTTGAATCTGTACAGACTTTTTCTCGTTGAAGAAGTTCCGCTTCCCTCTTATCGATGTTGAGGAATCCCCACTTTCTCGATTCTTCGTCCAAATCGAGGTTTTCCGTATGATACATCCTCTTTTCGCGAATTAGTTCCAGCCTATTCTTCATATCCCTCAGTCGCAAAGCCTCGTCCCAACACTGCTTGTTGCACGCGTGCGTCTCTCTCTTCTTGATGTCCTCGATCTTGGATTTCAGCTCCTTGTGAGTCAAGTAAAGGAACATCTGCCTCGAGAGATTCTTGTCCTCGGGAATCATTCGCAACCATGGCATGGTTTTCTCAACTTCGAACTGTCGAGTATCCTTCTTTTCTGTGTTTTGATCTCTGtcgttattatatttgtttatcgagCTTTCTACCTTACATGTATCCACATTATCTTGATCGATATTTTGATTGGAAATATCATCCTGTTCAGCGAGATTCTTGGATTGTTCATCTTTCGGACTGAGTGGACAACTTTGGCTTAATGTGTCGTTTTTAGAATCGTTTTGCTTGTTATCTAGTTCTGTCGTGGACTCTTTATCATCTACACGAGGAGGAATTTCTCTATTTGGCGAACCAGAAGCCGGAGACGGACTAGTTGGATTATCGTGAGATTCGTTAGTTCTCATGTTAGTATTTTCTAAACTTCTATGTGCATAACGGGCCGAATATTTGGAAACAGGTCTGCCAGGTTCATGGTACGAATATCCTGGATACGGAGGATAGCGCAAAGGTTCCGGTTCCGTTTGAACAATTTCTTGCTCGTGAGAAGTCTTATTGCTATCTTCGGTCATTTTCGAGCCTCTACGACGAAAATTTTGATCGATTGGACGGACAACGTTTATCGAATCTCTGTAAGCACGAGAATATTGAAGATTGGTACCTCTGAGAGTGTCCCAACCCGTATTGGTCGATTCTTTGGGACAGACGAAGTAAGATTGATATCTTCGACAAGTTCTAGGTAGATACAGACTCTGTTCTGCTCGTTTCTCTCGTAATTTTTCCCTCAAAACCTCTAACGACGTTTCTTCCTCGCGGCTTTTTACTCTTTTCCGTTCCTCCAATTCTCTTCTGTACGTCTCATCCTCCTCCTTCaacaaatttctcaatttGTTCCTTCTGACATGTAACCTTTCCGCTTTTTTAGCCTTCTCGAGCTCACCTTTGGGGTCTAAATTCCTATAATTCCAAGAATCGTAGTGCTTGGCGATTCGGCACTCTCGTTCGAAGTATCTCGCGATTTGTTGGTAGTAATCGTGCTTGAGCAACGCCTGGTTGTGTTTCTGCGCAGCTAGCTGGTATTGCCTCTCTCGATATCGTCCCACCCTTTAAACACGAGACAAGCTTCTGTTGATGATCTCTTGACAATATTTCGAATCTGATTGGAAAAAAACAAGATTTAATCAATCATCGAATAGATCGATGGCAAAACGTTTTATTGATCAAATTGGTGCagaaatttcgttttatcgatgatacaatatttcataaaaaataattacatatcgTCTTAATTATCCGATTATTATATCATCGACGCGCAAAGTGCCAGAGCGTTAGTAGGTCGAACAGATTCATCGAACGATGTTCATCTCGTGAACGTCCGCGATGATCGATCCGACCTTCGTGTCGATCGGTACACGGATGCATCGTAAACAGACGTGGGATACGTCGTAGGATCAAGCGAAGAGGCGTTTCAACCGAGAGAGTCACCGAAAACATCCTAGAAGAAGAGGACCGTCTTCTATTTCGAGCTTGCGTCTTTCTGTGACGTCACGTCGACGAAAATATCACGCGGTTAGGGAGGTGCAGTCGTGGCCCTGATGTGTGGTCCAGGTCTCAATCTTTCCCAGACTCCCAAAAATTCTCAACCACTTCGCTCTTCGGCAATTCCTCTTGTCGACGTTGGCGAGGATCAATCGTTCGTAGATCTAAAAGGGATCCTAATTCGGTCGCGAGATCTCTTCGCTCAGGTCCAACGGGACCAGTGAACCGCGAGGACAATCCGGAAGATTTCCCGAGTGTAAAACGTCTCGAGAAAAGTGGGTCGTGGCTCTCCCACGTAAAACCGATCCCCACCTTTTCATTTCGTCGTCCAGGAGTCCGTCAGTGGCGCATCGTACACGTCCTCAAGAAGATCCTCGTCATTACGCACGCCCAGAGCCGATACACAGATCCCCGTGCCTCTTTGTCTAATTCCATCGACAGGTGGAAGTCGATAGGAAAGTCGAAGCTAAGACGAGAAGAGAACCCTGTGACAGAATAAAGAAGAATGCCTGGTGCCGGTGGTCAACCACCACCGCAGAGGACCACCTTCAGGCCGCCCTGGGTCAAAGATGGTCCGTCACCTTTACCTATGCCTACTGCACCCTGGACCCTCAATTCCAGAAGAGATTCGAAATCAAAAGTCGAGGAACCACCTCCGTTTACCCAAGTTACTTTAAAAGTGAGTCTTTCTTTTCTCAATTTACTTTGTCATCGTCAATTTTTAACACGCGATAAAATGGATCATCGAACAATACGAAAGAATTATCCGCAAAAgccaattttcatttatttcgaacAGATTACACGTTCGTCGGTTGAATTTGCTTTTTTCTCTGGTTTCGGGATCGTCAGGGCGCTAACTCATTGTCTGATCAAATACGGACTTATGCTACTAGAAACGACGAAGAATCAGGCCCGCCTTGTGCAGTCTTTTTCCATTCAGATATTAGGTTTCAAAGTCACCAGGCTTGACTATTAATAACTTGCGTGGGTGTCGAGTAACAAGTTCTCGCGTATAATCATTTCGACAAGTAGAAATTTACAAGGGCGTTGCATCTGAATTATACAACGTAGtacgattattattagaaatatgaaattacacTTGCAGAAACAGCGAGTAGCTAATTTGTGCAAATATTTACGATTCGTTGTATGCGCTTCTGTACGTGTGTAAATCAACTACGCCACCTATGCAAATCATCCGAGTTATCGTAGTTTTGTTTATTTGCATTTTTCGTCGTGCGACGATTCGAAAACGCgtacttttgatattttggcAACGGGCCACGCGAAACGACCGAACACGAATGGATCCTCGATCATGCGAAAACGCGAGAAACGTGATGTTCGAAGTTACAAAGACACGTGGAAACGTCATGATCATTCGCGTCACGCTATTGTTTACAACTGTCGCGAATAGTTAGATCATCGACAAGTTCGATTGCAATTTACGAAATCTACGATCACTTTCGCTACATCTCGATATTTCACCGCATAAAGCGCAATAAAACGAGATTTTCTGTCGAACAGtttagttgaaaattttccaacaaatacgaaatttagaaattccaAAAATATCGCTCTATTCATTCTCCTATGAATAATCAAATTaacataatacaaaaataatctgctttctataaatattctgTTTGCGCTAGAATTTCTTTAATCGCAAACGTTTAATACGATAAGGAAGTTTTTAATTCCATGATTGGTAGTATGATCGAGCTTCTCGGATAATAGAAACCTATCGATTCGTTTTAAAGTCTGAATTATGCAAATGGATTATcggattttaatataattaaacggAGATTTATTAGAATCGTCAAGCTGTTCGTACACGTGCCTACACGAGACATCAAAGGGATTGgattaatttgattttctcGATACAAGAACGATCAGACAGAGAAGGCTAGCCTTACGGGTCCTCGCATATAAGCCTCTGGGTCACGATTATTTAAAGAACACGCGTTTCTATTTCAACTGTCTTGCCAGCTGCGTCTTCCGCCAGTTTCTTAACGAGTTTatattacggttttgcgtaaaTATACCGATAAGTTGTGCTGGATTTGCAAATTCTACTGTAAAGATCTGCACGTTTCCATGATAATTCCGATAATCATCCCAATTTTCATATCCACGCTTCAACTTTCTTTCACAAAGCGATAGGATCAACAAAGAAGTAGCACgttctttttaaaaagaagaaacgatacAATGTCATGAAAAATAATGATCGAAGCTTCTAGATCGAAAACGATCGCGAAGCAAGTGCGAATTAGATTATTTAAAGACGACCGAACGAACATCGATACTTGCCAAGAGAATTCTCGAGACTTTCTTTCTTTAGGAACGAAGGATACTAGGTGGGGGAGTAcggtctttttctttttatctattttccaATACGACTATCTTTCGCGTTACGCACGACGTActatcattttcttccttttaccACGCGTCATAATCACAACGAGTCCTGCGAGTAATTGCCAACAGGCTGATCTAAGATACAAGGCTGTtgcgaatataaatatttgtcgatCGTGAACAATAAAGTGATTGTAATCGAAACACTGAGTACGCGATGACTGGCGATTggcatataaatattattagtacgataaacgtaatttttaaactgcTCGCGAAGAACGTTTCACGTAgatgaaaatagaataaacgtgaaagaagtggaaaatatatttttaaaagacacCACGAGGTATTGTTCGTTAGGggtgagaaaatattttaataaaatactttgtagaagaggaaaaaattcATAGTGAAAATCTTTATAAAAGGTGATATTgataaaatggtaaaaaattgaaaggagagaaataaaattgtttattggTTGATAGAGTGTATCGAAACCAGAAGCGAAGCCCTCGGCGGAAGCACAGCCACGTAAACAGAGCAAGATCACAATAATCCCGTCACAGCCTAAAAGCGAGAAGAATACGAGCAGTCAACCGGCACCGACGAAGCTTCGCGAGAATGGACGACAAGAGCCAAATTCGAGGCCACAGCTCGAACGACAGGTTCGAATCGAGAGGTCTCGATCTCGAGGTGACACGATACCTCTCTCCAAGAGTGAGAGCACTACAGGTAACGGCATGAACCTCTACGTAAAGACAAAGCTTAACCATAAACCATAAACAGTcgtaatattgttataaagGTTACAAAATTATCAGATCTATTCTAATCGATACCTTTTCTGTTGCGTCAACACGACAGTCATATATCATGTTAAACGCAATAAGCGTTTTCAACGATAAACGTTTTAACTTTCTTCGCGATACTAATCCTCTATTAAACGTAAAAGGTATAGAAATTTGCGATAAAATTCGGTcaggataaaaataaaattttcgtataaatAGGAGCACCGACATTATCAAAAAGCTCGTCGAGGGCAGCGATTCCGCCACCGCCACCTCCAAGACCTCCGCCACCACCTCCGAGTAGAACGATCTTGAAAGATCTTCCGCCACTAAACGAcacgcaacaacaacaactGGAAATGTTGAAACAGAGACCACGGAAACGTCCTGACTGGGCAAGCATGATGAAGGAAGTGGAAAGCGGAAAACGTTTGAGACACGTGAAGTGCAATGACAGAAGTGCGCCCTTGATCGAAAGGGTGAACAAGGTTACAGCTGATCCAGCAGGTGATCGTCGATCGAACTTCGATTCTACTCAGATTTCCCTTGGGTGATACATTTCGGAACGAGCAACCGATTTCACCGTGTTTGTCGATTAGTCGCTAGTAGAAAACCCTTTTGTTTCGTTACGTACCCCTTGAACCCTCTTTTTACCCTTGTGAATGTCGATCTAAAGGGGCTCGTAcgagtataattaattaaattgttaataagCTTTCATTCAATCAGCTTTTGTTTTTGAACTGTGATATGACCTGTTTGTAGTACACACAGTAGCTATTGTTCTGATCCCGTTCTCCTAGAGGAGAACCCCTCTCGTCTgtagtttaataatattattatcgttgaATTAACTGTTGTCTTCGTGTTTAGTGGGTTTTTATCGACATACCCTCTTTTTCCTATTTCCTTTATCCCCTAAATGAACTTTAAGGCTGGAATCACGGAGATTGTCTttgaattgtatttattataaacggTGGATGTGTGTCAGTTGTACTGATTGAGTGTTTCTAACTAGGGAAGGCACACTTTGTGTTCGAATCTGAAAAATCGAACATGCATAACCAATTGCTGAAGCAGATTCAGGAAGGTGTAAAATTAAAGAGAGTGCAGACCAATGATCGATCGAGACCAATGCTAGAGGGCTTGAGGAAATTCCGGAGGCAATTGACGATAGAGGAGCAAATGCAAAAGTCTGAAGAACCAACTGATGACTCCATTTCGGATGATATGGACGACATAGATGCCGTAAGGGATGACTTACAAAGTACTAAACAAATGCTTGCGCTTGAACTTAGAAATAAAGAGTCATTAGAAAGGGAGAACAAAAAATTACAAGTACGTTTCTTAAAGTATTGTTAAGCCAGAGTATCGCCGGAAAAAATGACAACAATCTGTTGATTTTCCTTGATGTTCCCTACAGGCAAGGATTTTAAATCTTGAAGCCGAAGTCGACCATGCAAAATCTCAGAAAAGTGTGCAAGAACAGAGGAAGTATGACGAGCAAATAACAGAATCATTGAGAAAGGACGCTCAGGAAGCAAGAAAAGAAGCTGAGAAATTTGAGAAAGAATATGGAATTATCTCAAACGAAAGAGACAAACTAAAAAATGAATTGGAGGAAATGAGAAGGATGTATGCTGCTTTAGAAAGACGAATGAAAGCTGGTACAAACTGATCAATATTTATAGTTACCTAACTTACTTAACTTAGACTGGGCTACTTAACATAGATCATTTGCACATAttatatacgtaatactaAAAAATCATAATcttagaaataatttaacaatatgCATAACAAAAGCTTTTAATGAAAAACTAAATGTCTGATCTGACTTGTTATTAGTTTTTCATTAATAGTACTGAACCTGCTTATGCTTGTACTAATTTTGCTTCTTTATTAAACGCTTTGCAAATTAGAGCAAGAGATTGTACCAATGCTTGAGAATGTACCAATAATCAAGATGCTAGATGATGACCACGAAGGAGCTTGGTACAATGTTTCAGGAATGGCACTGGCTGGTTGTCCAAGTGCAAAAGATGTAGCAAAAATAGCTTCTCAAAAAAGTATAGACAAAAAAGAACCGAGTGAAAgtgaagaagaggaagaagaaagttcAGAGGAAGAAGATGACAAAGATCCAAAGGCAGCAGAGAAACGGTTACAAAGAGAGATCAAACTTTTGACAAccaagattaaaaatttcaagtgagtaataatatattaaagtttaatatgtaataaagaaACTAATGTCAATTTCATCAAATAGGGACAAAGCTGTTAATGCCAGAAAAGAA is part of the Bombus fervidus isolate BK054 chromosome 7, iyBomFerv1, whole genome shotgun sequence genome and harbors:
- the LOC139989450 gene encoding uncharacterized protein isoform X1 → MPGAGGQPPPQRTTFRPPWVKDGPSPLPMPTAPWTLNSRRDSKSKVEEPPPFTQVTLKSVSKPEAKPSAEAQPRKQSKITIIPSQPKSEKNTSSQPAPTKLRENGRQEPNSRPQLERQVRIERSRSRGDTIPLSKSESTTGAPTLSKSSSRAAIPPPPPPRPPPPPPSRTILKDLPPLNDTQQQQLEMLKQRPRKRPDWASMMKEVESGKRLRHVKCNDRSAPLIERVNKVTADPAGKAHFVFESEKSNMHNQLLKQIQEGVKLKRVQTNDRSRPMLEGLRKFRRQLTIEEQMQKSEEPTDDSISDDMDDIDAVRDDLQSTKQMLALELRNKESLERENKKLQARILNLEAEVDHAKSQKSVQEQRKYDEQITESLRKDAQEARKEAEKFEKEYGIISNERDKLKNELEEMRRMYAALERRMKAEQEIVPMLENVPIIKMLDDDHEGAWYNVSGMALAGCPSAKDVAKIASQKSIDKKEPSESEEEEEESSEEEDDKDPKAAEKRLQREIKLLTTKIKNFKDKAVNARKERHALKDQIKQQQKLLKDERKKYKHLQEEVDKMAKLMSESEDEDKDEDEAEEEEEETESEESESEESEDEETETEDEDQSLEGQRNTLQKQAKKHEGRLAALRKGNYLLKAQVDRLKDDLVKQREDSLTLQEDLDSVLAELG
- the LOC139989450 gene encoding uncharacterized protein isoform X2, with the translated sequence MPGAGGQPPPQRTTFRPPWVKDGPSPLPMPTAPWTLNSRRDSKSKVEEPPPFTQVTLKSVSKPEAKPSAEAQPRKQSKITIIPSQPKSEKNTSSQPAPTKLRENGRQEPNSRPQLERQVRIERSRSRGDTIPLSKSESTTGAPTLSKSSSRAAIPPPPPPRPPPPPPSRTILKDLPPLNDTQQQQLEMLKQRPRKRPDWASMMKEVESGKRLRHVKCNDRSAPLIERVNKVTADPAGKAHFVFESEKSNMHNQLLKQIQEGVKLKRVQTNDRSRPMLEGLRKFRRQLTIEEQMQKSEEPTDDSISDDMDDIDAVRDDLQSTKQMLALELRNKESLERENKKLQARILNLEAEVDHAKSQKSVQEQRKYDEQITESLRKDAQEARKEAEKFEKEYGIISNERDKLKNELEEMRRMYAALERRMKAGMALAGCPSAKDVAKIASQKSIDKKEPSESEEEEEESSEEEDDKDPKAAEKRLQREIKLLTTKIKNFKDKAVNARKERHALKDQIKQQQKLLKDERKKYKHLQEEVDKMAKLMSESEDEDKDEDEAEEEEEETESEESESEESEDEETETEDEDQSLEGQRNTLQKQAKKHEGRLAALRKGNYLLKAQVDRLKDDLVKQREDSLTLQEDLDSVLAELG
- the LOC139989455 gene encoding uncharacterized protein, giving the protein MKRVGRYRERQYQLAAQKHNQALLKHDYYQQIARYFERECRIAKHYDSWNYRNLDPKGELEKAKKAERLHVRRNKLRNLLKEEDETYRRELEERKRVKSREEETSLEVLREKLREKRAEQSLYLPRTCRRYQSYFVCPKESTNTGWDTLRGTNLQYSRAYRDSINVVRPIDQNFRRRGSKMTEDSNKTSHEQEIVQTEPEPLRYPPYPGYSYHEPGRPVSKYSARYAHRSLENTNMRTNESHDNPTSPSPASGSPNREIPPRVDDKESTTELDNKQNDSKNDTLSQSCPLSPKDEQSKNLAEQDDISNQNIDQDNVDTCKVESSINKYNNDRDQNTEKKDTRQFEVEKTMPWLRMIPEDKNLSRQMFLYLTHKELKSKIEDIKKRETHACNKQCWDEALRLRDMKNRLELIREKRMYHTENLDLDEESRKWGFLNIDKREAELLQREKVCTDSTMYSEDAKAMWKKWVHEDEQSAIKEALVRRENLMDKLEKEWQRLAIHEKEKIAQSYQIVTNDSALQEVPKLAAAVNAAKMKSVSSSLN